A stretch of Stenotrophomonas indicatrix DNA encodes these proteins:
- a CDS encoding zinc-binding alcohol dehydrogenase family protein → MKAVALCRDSAPALRDLVLPPPQPPRGRDLLIRVEALSVNPVDGKLRAATPAASLDTPRILGWDAAGVVEAMGEEASLFASGDEVYYAGDVTRPGCNAQYQLVDERLVARKPTTLDFAEAAALPLTTLTAWELLFQRMPLQLDDRRHAGQRLLVIGGAGGVGSMAIQLAHHAGFEVIATASREASIDWCRRMGAQHVIDHRQPLLPQLQALGVDEVQVALNLADTDHYWDELGQLLAPQGHVGLIVEPRGPLRIGDPYKTKCIGIHWEFMFARARFATADRIEQHRILNRAASMIDAGQLRGTLSEVLGPINAANLDVAHQRLAGGRTIGKLALAGWDD, encoded by the coding sequence ATGAAAGCCGTCGCCCTGTGCCGTGACTCCGCCCCTGCCCTGCGCGATCTGGTGCTGCCACCGCCGCAGCCGCCGCGTGGCCGTGACCTGCTGATCCGTGTCGAAGCACTTTCCGTCAATCCTGTCGACGGGAAGCTGCGTGCAGCCACGCCGGCCGCGTCGCTGGATACCCCGCGCATTCTCGGCTGGGACGCGGCAGGGGTGGTCGAAGCGATGGGCGAGGAGGCCAGCCTGTTCGCCTCCGGTGACGAGGTGTACTACGCAGGAGATGTCACCCGCCCTGGCTGCAATGCGCAGTATCAGCTGGTGGATGAGCGGCTGGTGGCACGCAAACCGACCACCCTCGATTTCGCCGAAGCGGCCGCACTGCCGCTGACCACCCTTACTGCCTGGGAACTGCTGTTCCAGCGCATGCCCCTGCAGCTTGATGATCGCCGCCACGCCGGCCAGCGCCTGCTGGTGATCGGTGGTGCCGGCGGAGTCGGCTCGATGGCGATCCAGCTGGCCCACCACGCGGGGTTTGAGGTCATTGCCACCGCCTCGCGTGAAGCCTCGATCGACTGGTGCCGGCGGATGGGCGCCCAGCATGTCATCGACCATCGCCAGCCCCTGTTGCCGCAGCTGCAGGCGCTTGGCGTCGACGAAGTGCAGGTGGCACTCAACCTGGCCGACACCGATCACTACTGGGACGAACTGGGCCAGCTGCTGGCACCACAGGGACATGTAGGCCTGATCGTGGAACCCCGCGGCCCGCTGCGCATCGGCGATCCCTACAAAACCAAGTGCATCGGCATCCATTGGGAATTCATGTTCGCCCGCGCGCGCTTTGCCACCGCCGACCGCATTGAGCAGCACCGCATCCTCAACCGCGCCGCCAGCATGATCGACGCGGGCCAGTTGCGCGGCACGCTGAGCGAAGTGCTGGGCCCGATCAATGCGGCCAACCTGGACGTCGCTCATCAACGTCTGGCCGGCGGCCGCACCATCGGCAAGCTGGCGCTGGCCGGCTGGGACGACTGA
- a CDS encoding YczE/YyaS/YitT family protein: protein MPTALPLRLLQLIIGLFLYGFGASLMIRAAIGVAPWDVLSQGIAAQTPLSFGLATNVIGALVLLLWWPLRQKPGVGTVLNVMLIGPSAQFGLWLLPPAVGLGWQVAMFCAGMLLVALATGLYIGAKLGAGPRDGLMTGLHARTGWPIWKVRSLIEGSVLLLGWWLGGNVGVGTLAFALLIGPLCGVTLGWFGIGRSPAGSAGPRPANAQRGQG, encoded by the coding sequence ATGCCCACCGCCCTGCCCCTGCGCCTGCTGCAACTGATCATCGGCCTGTTCCTCTACGGCTTCGGCGCCTCGCTGATGATCCGCGCCGCCATCGGTGTCGCGCCGTGGGACGTGCTTTCGCAGGGCATTGCTGCACAGACCCCGTTGTCGTTCGGCCTGGCCACCAACGTGATCGGCGCGCTGGTGCTGCTGCTGTGGTGGCCGCTGCGGCAGAAGCCAGGTGTCGGTACCGTGCTCAACGTGATGCTGATCGGCCCTTCGGCGCAGTTCGGACTGTGGCTGCTGCCCCCGGCGGTCGGCCTCGGCTGGCAGGTGGCGATGTTCTGCGCCGGCATGCTGCTGGTGGCGCTGGCCACCGGCCTGTACATCGGCGCCAAGCTCGGCGCTGGCCCGCGCGATGGCCTGATGACCGGACTGCACGCGCGCACCGGCTGGCCGATCTGGAAGGTGCGCAGCCTGATTGAAGGCAGCGTGCTGCTGCTGGGTTGGTGGCTGGGCGGCAATGTCGGCGTCGGCACGCTCGCCTTCGCGTTGCTGATCGGACCGTTGTGCGGGGTCACGCTTGGCTGGTTCGGCATCGGCCGAAGCCCGGCGGGTAGCGCCGGGCCACGCCCGGCGAACGCGCAGCGCGGCCAGGGGTGA